The Thermomicrobiales bacterium genome contains the following window.
TGCCCGCAGACTCAACAGTTTGCACCTCATCTGCGCTGAGATCAGCCGTTGCCGCATGTTGCGGCGTGAGCGGCAGGAATCCACCGACACCAAGCAATACGCCGCGAACTGCGTCGCCTCCCGCCGCCGCTGCGCGCTCCAGCATCGGTAACGGCAGCCGATCGGCAACGGCGGCCATACCGGCCCGATTCTGCGACAGCCCCAGTGCATCCAGCATCCCGCGCTTGAGCACCTCACCGGCTGTCTCGTCCTCCAGAGCCTGCCGAAACGCCAGCCGCTTCGCCGTCATCCTGCGCCAGCCCTCGCGGGCCAGCAGCTCATGCACGACCTGCTCCCGCCCGCCGGCCAGCGTCGGCAGGCACGGACGCGAGCCAGTTGGGCCTAGCACGACCGACCGAATATCGACGCGCATCTGCTCAATTGGCGCGGTCAGGAAGTCGCCCAGGCGAACCGTTGGAATTGCCACGCCGCGTGGGCCACACGCGCCGACCGCGTCATACTCAAGCACGACATGCAGGACAACATCGTCGTATGCCGGATCGCTCTCGTGGCCGTGTCGCCACCAGTCCGACGACCGCAAATGCAGCTCGACCGATCCGCGAACGAGTCTGTCGTCGATCTCCAGCATGGCATCCCGAAAATCCGGACCGTTCGAAAACGTCCAGACGCCGCGATAGACGACCCGCAGACGACCGCCTTCGACCGTCCGCATCTCGTCCGCGAACATCCCTTCCTGCCACGCCCGTGCCAGGATCGCCTCGGTCAGGCCACGCTCTTCGCCCACCTGTATGACCTTCGTTCATTTGGATTCGTCTGCGGCGCAGTCTATCATCGGTTGCTGGCAGACTTGCCAACAGACGCGAGCAAAGGACACAGCGGATTGAACCAGCCATCCAGGACAGCCCTCATCACCGGCGTTACCGGCCAGGACGGGTCATATCTCGCCGAGCTTCTTCTGGATCAGGGATACCGTGTCGTCGGCATGATGCGGCGCACGAGCACCGAAACCGTCGGGCGCATCGCGCATCTGATGGACCGCATTCAGCTCGTTCACGGCGACCTTCTCGATCAGCTCTCGCTCATCAGTCTTATTCAGGAGTTTCAGCCGGACGAGATCTACAACCTCGCTGCCCAGTCGTTCGTGCCCACGTCCTGGCAGCAACCGGTCCTGACCGGCGAGTTCACCGCCCTCGGTGTCACTCGCATGCTTGAGGCAATCCGGCTAGCCAAACCGGATGCCCGCTTCTATCAGGCATCGTCCTCGGAGATGTTCGGCAAGGTCCAGGAAGTCCCGCAGACAGAGACCACGCCGTTCTACCCACGCTCGCCATATGGCGTATCCAAGGTCTACGGCCACTGGATCACCGTGAACTATCGTGAGTCCTACGACCTCTTCGCGACCTCCGGCATCCTCTTCAATCACGAAAGCCCACGTCGTGGGCTGGAGTTCGTCACCCGCAAGATCAGCCACGGTGTCGCTCTGATCCGCGAAGGCCGAACAGACAAGCTTGCCCTCGGCAACCTGGACGCGCAGCGCGACTGGGGTTTCGCCGGCGACTACGTTCGCGCGATGTGGCTCATGCTGCAGCAGGACGAGCCGACAGACTTCGTCGTCGCCACCGGCCGCACCCACACCGTCCGCCGCCTTTGCGAGATCGCTTTCGACGCAGCAGACCTCAATTGGGAAGATCACGTTGTCATCGACGAGCGCTTCATGCGCCCGGCCGAGGTGGACCTGCTCGTCGGCAATCCTGAGAAGGCCAGGCAGCTGTTGGGCTGGGAGCCGGAAGTATCGTTCGAGGACATGATCGCCGACATGGTCGCGTCCGACATCGACATGATCCGCAGCCAACCGCGCGGCATGTGGCCCACTCGCGCATACTAATCCGCAACCCCGCCACCTACGACATGATTGCAGAAGACCGCGTCGGCCAATTGACGCGGTCTTCCGGTTTTTGCGCTCGCGTTCGCGCGCACCTCAATGGAATATCAACGCCAAGGGCAACGTAACGCCGGAGGGTTCCGCATCCGCGCCCGCTGCCAGGATGAGTAGTCGGCCGCACCGTTTCTGTCATGACGGTAGCTTGCTCTCCTCTGGCACCTTGAGTAGTCGACCGCAGTGAAAGTGTCGGGAGCGGCAGGCCGCGCCGAATCCTGTCATTTCACGCCCGGAGGGCACCCGGCAGCGAGAATCTCCCCGGCCCGAAACAGACGAGTGCGGCCGCGCCCCAATCCCTTCCTCTGTCATCCTGAACGGAGTGAAGGATCCATTCCTCCTCGTATGGCTGCCTCAAACGGGTGGGAGATTTCTCACTGCGGTTCGAAATGACAGGGTTCGGGGATGGCTGTCGAATCGGACGGCTCGACAAGCGGGAACTGCCGGCCGCTCACTCCCCCTGTCCAGCATAAAGTTCCTGGCGCGGCAGACTGCCCCTTGTCCTGTCATCTCGAGCCGCAGTGACAGATCTCCCACCCGCCCGCCTCAGTCCAGATCGGAAGAGCACCCCCCTCAGCCGCAACGGGTCAATCGCTCGATCCACATTTCATTGACTGCTTGACAAAGGCGAACAGCCGTTCTACTATGTACGTACATTTGTTCGGCTCGTTTGTTCTAAGGTCAAGGAGTCACCGAAATGTCGCAGCAGATGACCCGCCAGATCGCTCTCATGACCATCTTCGCCACCTGCATTCTGATCGTAGCCCTGCTGGTCGGCTTCGGCCTCGGCGCGAACGCCGACGCCGCGCTCTCGCAGGCCGCACCGCTCGCCATCATTTGCGGCATCGCCGCCGCTGTCCTTCTGATCGAGCCGACCCGCTCGCGATAGTTATCGGTCGAGCAACGGCTAAGGCGGTACTTGAAAGGTGCGTGTGCAACATCGAACGCCACTGCATTTCCTACCGTGCGAACCGTCATAAACGCACCGCGCCGTCCTACGGCCAGCCAGCACACCGAGCAGCAGCCACACCACGAATGGCTGGTCAATCCGCCGAGTCGCCAATCGCCGTATATCAAGTCGAATGCGTGCGAAACACACAAGCGTTCCCTCAGACAATCGCCGCAGTCAAACACCGCTGCCTGAAGCTATGAGGGACCCAATGCCTCACATTCGCGCACACAATGACGTACGATGGACGCTCTTGCTAGTGGCGCTCGCGACCCTTTTGACTGCCGCCTGTGGAAGCAACACGCCCGGCAACCAATCAGCTCCAGCACCATCAATCCCGACCGGATCGAGCGCGGGCTCCACGCAAACCAGCGCCGCTGCCACCACGGAGCCAACATTCACCCAGAACGAGCCTCTGACGATCGACATCTCGTCGCAAGAGGATCCGCCGACCGATCCCGCAATGCTGGTCAGTTTCTCCGAGCTTGTCATCTCTGGCATAGTCACGGATTTCTTGCCGCCAATGTGGACAACCCCTGATGGCGTACGCCCTGAAAACGTGCTGGACAGAGCTGCGAATCCTGGAACCATCCTGACTCCAGTGGTGATTGAGCTCGATGCCGATCCGTACTTGGACGTTACTAACCAATTTGACGGCTCACATTCAGTCGTTATCTTTGTCGAAGGCGGAACGCTGGATGGTGTGACCATTCAACACAATGGCCGATACTTCCACTACGAGTCAGGTGATCACGTTGTCGTAGGGCTGATTCCCATAGATAGCCCATTTCCTGTCGCAGCCTACGGGCGAGCATTCACCTCTATGATCCCTGACGGCTTCAGCACAGCCTGGTTGCCGACCGCACGCTACGTCCTTGGGGGTGGCCTCGCGAAGAACGGTCCGATCGTCCTCAATCGAGACGAGTTCTTCGCTCAGCTGGATTCCGCTATCACGGACCGCACCTTGAACCCATAGGCAATCCACGCGACGACAAATGAATGCCCTTGTCGCACTTCAAATTCCTCGCAACTCACCCCGTCAACACACGACAAACCGCGTCGGCTGTGGCTCAATTGACGATGGTTCGCTGCGCGTGGTAGCGTCAGCGGGGCGTTTTACGGCTCGAATCGGAGCGTGGATCGTGAATCAACGCAAACTCAGACGCAACGATCGCCGCAGGATCAGGAGGCGCATAGCCTCGCCGTCCCGTGTGGAAGGCATGCCCGTCATTGCTCACTGAGGTATGGAGTTGAAGGAGTCCCGTTTCGATGTCAGACAAGCCCCAGGTCACGAAGACCGTCCTTGCCTATTCCGGCGGTCTGGATACCTCGATCATCATTCCCTGGCTGAAGGAGAACTACGGCGGCGAAGTCGTCGCGTTCGCAGCCGACGTCGGCCAGGAGGCTGAGCTCGACGGCCTCGAAGAGAAGGCCATCCAGAGCGGCGCGTCAAAACTGTACATCGCCGATCTCAAAGAAGAGTTCATCCGGGACTATGCCTTCCCGACTCTGCGTGCCGGTGCGCTTTATGAGCGCAAGTACCTGCTCGGCACCAGCTTCGCCCGCCCGGTCATCGCCGCCCACCAGGTCGCCGTCGCCAAGAAGGAAGGCGCGGATGCGCTGGCTCACGGCTGCACCGGCAAGGGCAACGATCAGGTGCGCTTTGAGCTAACCTATCAGGCGCTGGCACCCGAGATGGCCGTCATCGCACCGTGGCGCGAATGGGACATCCACTCCCGCGAGGACGCGATCGAGTACGCTCGCATGCACGAGATCCCCATCCGCCAGTCGAAAGAAAACATCTACTCCCGAGACCGCAACCTCTGGCACTTCTCCCACGAGGGCGGACAGCTCGAAGATCCCTGGCTGGAGCCACCGTCCGAGATCTTCGGAATCACGGTCGCTCCGGAGGATGCGCCCGACGCAGCGCAGGAGATCACGATCGGTTTCGAGCAGGGCACACCGATTTCAGTCGATGGTCAGGTTCTCGGTCCGGTCGAGATTGTCGATTTGCTGAACGAGCTGGGCGGCAAGCACGGCGTCGGTCGGATCGACCTCGTCGAGAACCGCCTCGTCGGCATGAAGAGCCGCGGCATCTACGAGCAGCCGGGTGCGACGATCCTCTCAGTCGCCCACAAGGAGCTTGAGTCGGTCACGCTCGATCGCCAGACACTGCATTACAAGGATCTGGTCGGCGAGCGCTATGCTGAGCTCGTCTACGACGGCCTCTGGTTCACGCCGCTGCGCGAGGCGATCGATGCCTTCGTCAACGTCACCCAGAAGCGCGTCACCGGGGATGTGCGTGTGAAGCTGTACAAGGGCAACACGATCGTCACCGGTCGCCGCTCGCCATACTCGCTCTACTCCGAGGACTTCGCGACCTTCGGAGCCAGCGCCGATTACGACCATGCCGACGCCGAGGGCTTCATCACCCTGTTCGGCCTGCCGCTCAAGATCACGGCGCTCAGCCCGTCGCCTGAGAACAGCAAGAGCTAGCACGCGTCTCAAACGCCGAGAGCATCAAAGGAGCCGGACCAATTGGTCCGGCTCCTTTGATGTTGCCATCGTGGTTGCCGAGTCGATTACTCGCGCTGGCGCGGA
Protein-coding sequences here:
- a CDS encoding DUF2851 family protein gives rise to the protein MGEERGLTEAILARAWQEGMFADEMRTVEGGRLRVVYRGVWTFSNGPDFRDAMLEIDDRLVRGSVELHLRSSDWWRHGHESDPAYDDVVLHVVLEYDAVGACGPRGVAIPTVRLGDFLTAPIEQMRVDIRSVVLGPTGSRPCLPTLAGGREQVVHELLAREGWRRMTAKRLAFRQALEDETAGEVLKRGMLDALGLSQNRAGMAAVADRLPLPMLERAAAAGGDAVRGVLLGVGGFLPLTPQHAATADLSADEVQTVESAGMRLMAEWHLASVDDAVWELNRVRPTNHPVRRLASFADCMRSSAGDGLLATVLSVPLERPDAWRRWLRLASPRLGQSRADQIAVNVIAPFLAAYADVMGEQGLSERIGEVWETMPGRPDDVIARQTLQQICGDMPFVVKRAIEVQGLHQIGRNGCRELRCFECPIAHLAAQFEAPIGDISLIRE
- the gmd gene encoding GDP-mannose 4,6-dehydratase; this translates as MNQPSRTALITGVTGQDGSYLAELLLDQGYRVVGMMRRTSTETVGRIAHLMDRIQLVHGDLLDQLSLISLIQEFQPDEIYNLAAQSFVPTSWQQPVLTGEFTALGVTRMLEAIRLAKPDARFYQASSSEMFGKVQEVPQTETTPFYPRSPYGVSKVYGHWITVNYRESYDLFATSGILFNHESPRRGLEFVTRKISHGVALIREGRTDKLALGNLDAQRDWGFAGDYVRAMWLMLQQDEPTDFVVATGRTHTVRRLCEIAFDAADLNWEDHVVIDERFMRPAEVDLLVGNPEKARQLLGWEPEVSFEDMIADMVASDIDMIRSQPRGMWPTRAY
- a CDS encoding argininosuccinate synthase — encoded protein: MSDKPQVTKTVLAYSGGLDTSIIIPWLKENYGGEVVAFAADVGQEAELDGLEEKAIQSGASKLYIADLKEEFIRDYAFPTLRAGALYERKYLLGTSFARPVIAAHQVAVAKKEGADALAHGCTGKGNDQVRFELTYQALAPEMAVIAPWREWDIHSREDAIEYARMHEIPIRQSKENIYSRDRNLWHFSHEGGQLEDPWLEPPSEIFGITVAPEDAPDAAQEITIGFEQGTPISVDGQVLGPVEIVDLLNELGGKHGVGRIDLVENRLVGMKSRGIYEQPGATILSVAHKELESVTLDRQTLHYKDLVGERYAELVYDGLWFTPLREAIDAFVNVTQKRVTGDVRVKLYKGNTIVTGRRSPYSLYSEDFATFGASADYDHADAEGFITLFGLPLKITALSPSPENSKS